The sequence below is a genomic window from Monodelphis domestica isolate mMonDom1 chromosome 2, mMonDom1.pri, whole genome shotgun sequence.
ctggcctcagacacttcctagctgtgtggcccttggTAAgatacttgacccccattgcctagcctttactgctctcttctgccttggaaccaatacacagtattgattccaagatggaaggtcagggtttaaagaaaaaaaaagaagagagaaaattatattATGCTTACAAATGATACatcatgaaataatataaatcttCTGTATATATGCACCAAGTAGTGTAATTATTTGTGAAGAGAGGACTGAGAGTACAGACAGtcaaagtgaaaaagaaagactGAATGTAGAGACAACGTTATGGAGTTTGAGTTCTAGTCTCAGCTTTTAGGATTTTGTTCAAGTCACTCAGACACTCTGAGCTCATGGCCTGAGCTGTGAATGCAATGAGAATGCTTCCCCTGCCTGTGCTCCAAGTTTCTTGTGAGGATCTAAAATGAATGTGAGTAAAACTCTTCATCAGTGAAGTCTTCCTTTAGTTGTGAGCTAATGGCACGTTGAAATGATTGATTCTGACCATTTGTGTTTGTAGACTTTTCTCTTTGCCTGGGGAAATAGAATGAAAGTCAGTTTTTATTCTGCCAGTGGAGGAAAAGGGATGTATATGTGTCGAGGTGACTATGCGTGTgtgttgtttgtttctttcagaAGGAAAGATCAGACTTGAAATGAAAGAGATGACTGCAGAGTTAAGCCATTCTGGGGAAGAAACTCAGAAGCAAAGATGCATTGGTGATGGTGCCTGTGATTCCACTTGGAGAGAAAACTTGGAtgtacatcagaaaatccacactggaggGAAACCTTacgaatgtaatcaatgtggtaAAACATTTGCAAAGAGGGCCACTCTCAccgtacatcagagaatccacactggagagaaaccttatgaatgtaatctctgtggaaaggcttttacataCGAGTCTCGTCTTACTGTACataagagaatccacactggagagaaaccttttgaatgtaatcagtgtggaaaagcttttatAGGGAGGAACAAGCTtactatacatcagagaatccacactggagagaaatcttatgaCTGTTACCGGCTTAGTAAAGCCCACACTCAAAAGTCAACCCTTATTTCCCCTCAGGCACTGCCAAATCAGTAAACAGCAgtccttgggggcagctgtgtggatCCCAGCCATACCTTTGAGAACGTTTGCTCTACTGATGACCCTGGGGTCAAGATGCTGAATAAAGGAAGATTGCAGGGACCCTGGACTGGCCCTGGACGTGGGGCTTCAGCACATTGATCAGACATGGTCCAAGGCTTTGCCTAATGATGGAGGAGCACACAAGTAAGAGAAATGGTTTTGTCTTATTTGGAAATAATCCAATGCTAAGGTTTACATAATTCAAGCTgaatccctttctttttcccgATGGAATCATGAGTATGATTATCACttcaatttaggaagatgagaaaTAGAGACTGCTTGGTGCCTCATAGCATGAGGCTTCAGGGGCCTAGAAGGGAGCCTCCGTGATCTTCAGTGTTAGGTATAATCATTTAAAGGTGATTAGGTACAAGAAAAAGATAGTGAGATA
It includes:
- the LOC103104371 gene encoding zinc finger protein with KRAB and SCAN domains 1-like, which translates into the protein MKEMTAELSHSGEETQKQRCIGDGACDSTWRENLDVHQKIHTGGKPYECNQCGKTFAKRATLTVHQRIHTGEKPYECNLCGKAFTYESRLTVHKRIHTGEKPFECNQCGKAFIGRNKLTIHQRIHTGEKSYDCYRLSKAHTQKSTLISPQALPNQ